The following coding sequences are from one Rissa tridactyla isolate bRisTri1 chromosome 14, bRisTri1.patW.cur.20221130, whole genome shotgun sequence window:
- the HSPA5 gene encoding endoplasmic reticulum chaperone BiP → MRHLLLALLLLGAARADDEEKKEDVGTVVGIDLGTTYSCVGVFKNGRVEIIANDQGNRITPSYVAFTPEGERLIGDAAKNQLTSNPENTVFDAKRLIGRTWNDPSVQQDIKYLPFKVVEKKAKPHIQVDVGGGQTKTFAPEEISAMVLTKMKETAEAYLGKKVTHAVVTVPAYFNDAQRQATKDAGTIAGLNVMRIINEPTAAAIAYGLDKREGEKNILVFDLGGGTFDVSLLTIDNGVFEVVATNGDTHLGGEDFDQRVMEHFIKLYKKKTGKDVRKDNRAVQKLRREVEKAKRALSSQHQARIEIESFFEGEDFSETLTRAKFEELNMDLFRSTMKPVQKVLEDSDLKKSDIDEIVLVGGSTRIPKIQQLVKEFFNGKEPSRGINPDEAVAYGAAVQAGVLSGDQDTGDLVLLDVCPLTLGIETVGGVMTKLIPRNTVVPTKKSQIFSTASDNQPTVTIKVYEGERPLTKDNHLLGTFDLTGIPPAPRGVPQIEVTFEIDVNGILRVTAEDKGTGNKNKITITNDQNRLTPEEIERMVNDAEKFAEEDKKLKERIDSRNELESYAYSLKNQIGDKEKLGGKLSSEDKETIEKAVEEKIEWLESHQDADIEDFKAKKKELEEVVQPIVSKLYGSAGPPPGEEEAAEKDEL, encoded by the exons ATGAGGCACCTCCTGTTGGCACTACTGCTGCTGGGCGCCGCGCGGGCGGACGacgaggagaagaaggaggatgTGGGCACGGTGGTGGGCATCGATCTGGGCACCACCTACTCCTG CGTGGGCGTCTTCAAGAATGGCCGGGTGGAAATCATCGCGAACGATCAGGGGAACCGCATCACGCCGTCCTACGTGGCGTTCACGCCCGAGGGGGAGCGCTTGATCGGGGACGCCGCCAAGAACCAGCTTACATCCAACCCCGAGAACACCGTGTTTGATGCTAAGCGGCTGATCGGACGCACCTGGAACGACCCTTCCGTGCAGCAGGACATTAAGTACCTGCCATTCAAG GTTGTTGAGAAGAAAGCCAAGCCCCATATTCAAGTCGATGTTGGAGGTGGACAGACAAAAACATTTGCTCCTGAAGAAATTTCTGCTATGGTCTTGACAAAGATGAAGGAAACTGCAGAGGCTTACCTGGGGAAGAAG GTGACCCATGCTGTTGTTACTGTGCCAGCTTACTTCAATGATGCTCAGCGTCAGGCTACAAAGGATGCTGGTACCATTGCTGGGTTGAATGTGATGAGAATCATCAACGAGCC AACGGCTGCTGCCATTGCTTATGGACTGGACAAGAGAGAGGGCGAGAAGAACATCCTTGTGTTTGACCTGGGTGGTGGAACTTTCGATGTCTCCCTCCTCACCATTGACAATGGAGTCTTTGAAGTTGTGGCTACTAATGGTGACACTCATCTGGGTGGAGAAGACTTTGACCAACGTGTTATGGAACACTTCATCAAACTCTAcaagaagaaaactggaaaagatgTCAGGAAGGATAACAGAGCTGTGCAGAAGTTAAGACGGGAAGTGGAGAAAGCAAAGCGAGCCTTGTCATCTCAGCACCAGGCTAGAATTGAAATAGAATCCTTCTTTGAAGGAGAGGATTTCTCAGAGACACTTACTCGAGCTAAGTTTGAGGAGCTGAACATG GACCTGTTCCGTTCCACTATGAAGCCTGTTCAGAAAGTTCTGGAAGATTCTGACTTAAAGAAGTCCGACATTGATGAGATTGTTCTTGTTGGTGGCTCTACTCGCATCCCCAAAATACAGCAACTAGTTAAAGAATTCTTCAATGGGAAAGAGCCTTCTCGTGGCATTAACCCAGATGAGGCTGTGGCCTATGGTGCGGCTGTCCAGGCTGGAGTTCTCTCTGGGGACCAAGATACAG GTGACTTGGTGTTGCTTGATGTCTGTCCTCTGACACTTGGTATTGAGACTGTCGGAGGTGTAATGACTAAGCTGATCCCAAGAAATACTGTTGTTCCCACAAAGAAGTCTCAGATCTTCTCCACGGCTTCTGACAATCAGCCAACTGTGACAATCAAGGTCTATGAAG GCGAGCGTCCCCTCACCAAGGATAATCATCTTCTGGGAACCTTTGATCTCACTGGAATCCCTCCTGCCCCTCGTGGTGTCCCCCAGATTGAAGTTACCTTCGAAATAGATGTGAACGGAATCCTCCGTGTCACAGCTGAAGACAAGGGCACCGGGAACAAAAACAAGATCACGATTACAAATGATCAGAATCGGCTGACACCAGAAGAGATTGAGAGGATGGTTAATGATGCTGAGAAGTTTGCAGAGGAAGACAAGAAGCTCAAAGAACGCATTGACTCCCGGAACGAGCTGGAAAGCTATGCCTATTCTCTGAAGAACCAGATTGGGGACAAAGAGAAGCTGGGGGGTAAGCTGTCATCTGAAGACAAAGAAACAATAGAGAAAGCAGTAGAGGAAAAGATTGAGTGGCTCGAAAGCCATCAAGATGCAGACATTGAAGacttcaaagcaaaaaagaaggagctggaggaagttGTTCAGCCAATTGTCAGCAAGCTCTATGGAAGTGCAGGCCCTCCCCCCGGAGAAGaggaagcagcagagaaggatGAGTTGTAG